In the Desulfatiglans sp. genome, one interval contains:
- the nifJ gene encoding pyruvate:ferredoxin (flavodoxin) oxidoreductase, whose product MRRKMKTMDGNTAAAYVAYAMTEIAAIYPITPSSPMAESVDEWSAYGQTNIFGEPVRVVEMQSEAGAAGTVHGSLQAGALTTTFTASQGLLLMIPNMYKIAAELLPSVFHVSARSLSTHALSIFGDHSDVYAARQTGFAMLASGSVQEVMDMACIAHLSTIKGKIPFLHFFDGFRTSHEIQKIEEISYDVMAGLIDYTKIDEFRKSSLNPEAPVTKGTAQNPDIYFQGREALNSFYNAIPDIVESYMQEIKKITGREYHPFTYYGASDAEHVIVAMGSVTETIKETIDYLVEKGEKVGVITCHLYRPFSSAYFFKVLPETVKKIAVLDRTKEPGATGEPLCLDVKSLFYGRKACPVIVGGRYGLSSKDTIPAHVIAVYENLKLENPKEDFTVGITDDVTNTSLPLSISEYRDPEGIFQAKFYGLGSDGTVGANKNSIKIIGDNTDQYAQAYFEYDSKKSGGITISHLRFGKNPIRSTYFVSNPDFVACHVESYLEKYEVLKGIKKGGTFLLNSMYDENEIESKLPDKVKKTLAEKEVRFFIINATNLAVEAGMPGRTNSIMQAAFFKIADIIPYADAEIEMKEAIKKTYGKKGADVINTNMKAIDLGAANVIEIRIDKNWKDIVVKNTTGEEKLPEFVRDIAIPMNRMEGNDLPVSLFFNRPGGVFPQGTSAYEKRGIAVNVPEWIPENCIQCNQCSLSCPHAVIRPFLLDSAEIASLPAGITTVKAKGKEFDGLSYRLQVSPLDCQGCGVCANICPAKEKALVMKPLHTQMKESANWDYISENIKYKDNLADKYSVRGSQYCQPLFEFSGACAGCGETPYIKTLTQLFGDRMVIANATGCSSIYGGTAASSPYTVNNAGRGPAWASSLFEDNAEYGYGIQLGYSRIRERAILLLQAYSKKVSSKGTSSLIVQWLLEKDNPEASGKLFYKMMQILETDSSPDAKEILKYRDFLRKRSVWAIGGDGWAYDIGYGGLDHVIAANEKLNLLVLDTEVYSNTGGQSSKSTPTAAIAKFAASGKRTRKKDLGMMAISYGYVYVAQVAMGANQSQFLKAVKEAEEYPGPSLLIAYSPCISHGIRSGMNSSQAVMKNAVQSGYWHLYRYNPALEAEGKNPFTLDSKEPEWDKFRGFLMNETRYTSLKNEFPEMAEDMFKKAEEDAKRRYNSYKRMASDIG is encoded by the coding sequence AAGACAATGGATGGTAACACAGCGGCAGCATATGTTGCATATGCTATGACCGAGATAGCAGCCATATACCCGATAACCCCATCTTCGCCAATGGCTGAATCAGTTGATGAGTGGTCAGCTTACGGCCAAACGAATATATTTGGAGAGCCGGTGCGAGTTGTTGAGATGCAGTCTGAGGCCGGTGCTGCCGGAACCGTGCATGGGTCTCTCCAGGCGGGCGCACTTACAACCACCTTTACAGCATCACAGGGGCTTCTCCTGATGATACCGAACATGTATAAAATAGCGGCTGAACTGCTTCCATCAGTCTTTCATGTAAGTGCACGCTCCTTATCCACCCATGCCCTTTCTATTTTTGGAGATCATTCAGATGTTTATGCAGCAAGACAGACAGGTTTTGCGATGCTCGCAAGCGGCAGCGTGCAGGAGGTTATGGATATGGCCTGTATCGCCCATCTGTCGACAATAAAAGGGAAAATACCTTTTCTCCATTTTTTTGACGGTTTCAGGACCTCCCATGAAATACAAAAAATAGAGGAGATATCCTATGATGTAATGGCCGGGCTTATCGATTACACCAAAATAGATGAGTTCAGAAAAAGTTCGCTCAACCCTGAGGCCCCGGTTACAAAAGGCACTGCCCAGAATCCTGATATATATTTTCAGGGAAGGGAGGCACTGAACAGCTTTTATAATGCTATCCCGGACATTGTTGAAAGTTATATGCAGGAAATAAAAAAGATTACCGGCCGTGAATACCATCCTTTTACATATTACGGTGCGTCTGATGCAGAACATGTAATTGTAGCAATGGGATCAGTAACTGAAACAATTAAAGAGACAATTGATTATCTTGTTGAAAAAGGCGAAAAGGTGGGAGTGATCACATGCCATTTGTACAGACCCTTTTCATCTGCATATTTTTTTAAAGTATTACCTGAAACAGTAAAAAAGATAGCAGTGCTTGACCGCACTAAAGAGCCTGGTGCCACAGGAGAGCCGCTCTGCCTTGATGTAAAGAGCCTGTTCTATGGAAGGAAGGCTTGCCCTGTTATAGTCGGAGGCCGGTATGGTCTAAGCTCAAAAGACACAATTCCAGCTCATGTAATAGCTGTTTACGAGAATCTGAAGCTTGAAAACCCGAAAGAGGATTTTACTGTCGGAATAACTGATGATGTAACCAACACCTCACTTCCTTTATCGATATCTGAATATCGAGACCCTGAAGGGATATTTCAGGCCAAATTTTATGGGCTTGGGTCAGACGGGACTGTAGGTGCAAACAAAAACTCAATAAAGATCATCGGTGATAATACTGATCAGTATGCACAGGCATATTTTGAATATGATTCAAAAAAATCAGGTGGTATAACAATATCTCACCTCAGGTTCGGTAAAAATCCCATACGGTCAACATACTTTGTTTCAAACCCCGATTTTGTTGCCTGCCATGTGGAATCATATCTTGAAAAATATGAGGTTTTAAAAGGTATTAAGAAAGGGGGGACCTTTCTGCTTAACAGTATGTATGATGAAAATGAGATAGAATCAAAGCTTCCTGATAAAGTAAAGAAGACCCTGGCAGAAAAGGAGGTTAGGTTTTTCATCATAAACGCAACGAATCTTGCTGTTGAAGCTGGTATGCCGGGCAGAACCAATTCAATCATGCAGGCAGCATTTTTTAAAATTGCAGACATAATCCCCTATGCTGATGCTGAAATTGAGATGAAAGAGGCGATTAAAAAAACCTATGGAAAAAAAGGGGCTGATGTCATCAATACGAATATGAAGGCAATTGATCTCGGGGCTGCTAACGTAATAGAGATCAGGATTGATAAAAATTGGAAGGATATCGTTGTGAAAAACACCACTGGCGAAGAGAAATTACCTGAGTTTGTCCGGGATATTGCCATACCTATGAACAGGATGGAAGGCAACGATCTTCCTGTAAGCCTCTTTTTCAACAGGCCTGGTGGAGTGTTCCCGCAGGGCACCTCAGCCTATGAAAAAAGAGGCATAGCAGTCAATGTGCCCGAATGGATCCCTGAAAACTGTATACAGTGCAATCAGTGCTCTTTATCATGTCCTCATGCTGTGATAAGGCCTTTCCTCCTTGACAGCGCTGAGATTGCCTCTCTGCCGGCAGGGATAACCACTGTAAAGGCTAAAGGCAAGGAGTTTGATGGATTATCCTACAGGCTTCAGGTAAGCCCGCTCGACTGCCAGGGGTGCGGGGTCTGTGCAAATATCTGCCCCGCAAAGGAAAAGGCGCTTGTCATGAAACCTCTTCACACCCAAATGAAGGAGTCTGCCAACTGGGATTATATTTCTGAAAACATTAAATATAAAGATAACCTGGCTGATAAATACAGCGTGAGAGGAAGCCAGTACTGTCAGCCCCTCTTTGAGTTCAGCGGTGCATGCGCAGGGTGCGGGGAAACTCCTTACATTAAAACATTAACTCAGCTTTTCGGTGACCGGATGGTGATAGCAAACGCAACAGGATGCTCATCAATTTATGGTGGCACCGCCGCTTCATCTCCCTATACTGTAAATAATGCGGGTCGCGGGCCTGCATGGGCAAGCTCTCTGTTTGAAGATAACGCAGAATATGGTTACGGTATACAGCTCGGCTACAGCCGAATCAGGGAACGTGCAATACTATTGCTTCAGGCATACAGTAAAAAAGTATCTTCAAAGGGGACATCCAGTTTGATAGTTCAGTGGCTGCTGGAGAAGGATAATCCTGAAGCCTCTGGAAAATTATTTTATAAGATGATGCAGATCCTTGAAACAGACAGCAGCCCTGATGCAAAGGAGATTTTAAAATACAGGGATTTTTTACGAAAACGTTCTGTTTGGGCCATAGGCGGTGATGGCTGGGCCTATGATATAGGATATGGCGGCCTTGATCATGTTATTGCAGCGAATGAAAAACTAAATCTGCTTGTGTTGGATACAGAGGTATATTCCAACACCGGAGGGCAATCATCAAAATCAACCCCGACCGCTGCAATTGCCAAATTCGCTGCATCAGGCAAAAGAACCCGTAAAAAGGATCTTGGTATGATGGCAATCTCCTATGGGTATGTATATGTAGCCCAGGTGGCAATGGGCGCAAATCAGAGCCAGTTTTTAAAGGCAGTCAAGGAGGCTGAGGAATATCCTGGCCCATCTCTCTTGATAGCATACTCGCCATGCATCAGTCACGGGATAAGATCAGGTATGAACAGCTCCCAGGCAGTCATGAAAAATGCGGTTCAAAGCGGTTACTGGCATCTGTACCGCTATAATCCCGCGCTTGAAGCCGAGGGCAAAAATCCCTTCACCCTTGATTCAAAAGAGCCTGAATGGGACAAATTCAGAGGATTCCTTATGAATGAGACAAGATATACCTCGCTTAAAAATGAGTTCCCGGAGATGGCGGAAGATATGTTCAAAAAGGCTGAAGAGGATGCGAAAAGGCGGTATAACAGCTATAAAAGAATGGCAAGCGATATTGGATAA